Proteins encoded in a region of the Anguilla anguilla isolate fAngAng1 chromosome 10, fAngAng1.pri, whole genome shotgun sequence genome:
- the egr3 gene encoding early growth response protein 3 isoform X3, whose amino-acid sequence MDLGMGNEKGSAELQYSSSFPPNRSGQTVTYLGKFAFDAPPSGGIGGSGWCSDNNIISLVSAGILGVSPSPGTITTQTSSSGGTMAGQSSDMEQVYGAPLPPYSTCSDMYQDQVSFHHSPATTTTPLPYPGTDYHTTSKPSMDSTLFSMIPDYNLFHHQGEVGVMEHKPFQTMDPIRVNPPPITPLETIRAFKDKQQIHPGFIGGQQHAAQHHQPPQTLTLKPIRPRKYPNRPSKTPVHERPHACPAENCDRRFSRSDELTRHLRIHTGHKPFQCRICMRSFSRSDHLTTHIRTHTGEKPFSCDFCGRKFARSDERKRHAKVHLKQKEKKLADKAGGAVAAGGGSHSSPPSSCGSTGGGAGTIMTVTTCA is encoded by the coding sequence ATGGACTTGGGGATGGGAAATGAAAAAGGCAGTGCAGAGCTCCAGTACAGCTCAAGCTTCCCCCCCAACCGCAGCGGACAGACAGTAACCTACCTGGGAAAGTTTGCCTTCGACGCACCCCCCTCTGGTGGGATAGGAGGTTCGGGCTGGTGCTCGGACAACAACATCATTAGCCTGGTGAGCGCCGGCATCCTGGGAGTGTCCCCGTCCCCCGGGACCATCACCACGCAGACCAGCTCGTCCGGAGGCACTATGGCTGGCCAGTCCTCGGACATGGAGCAGGTGTACGGAGCCCCGCTGCCCCCTTACTCCACCTGCAGCGACATGTACCAGGACCAGGTCTCCTTCCACCACAGCCCCGCCACCACGACCACCCCGCTCCCCTACCCCGGCACCGACTACCACACCACCTCCAAACCCTCCATGGACAGCACCCTCTTCTCCATGATCCCCGACTACAACCTcttccaccaccagggggaggtGGGCGTGATGGAGCACAAGCCGTTCCAGACCATGGACCCCATCCGGGTCAACCCTCCGCCCATCACCCCCCTGGAGACCATCCGGGCCTTCAAAGACAAGCAGCAGATCCACCCGGGGTTCATCGGTGGGCAGCAGCACGCGGCCCAGcaccaccagcccccccagACCCTGACCCTCAAGCCCATCCGACCGCGGAAGTACCCCAACCGGCCCAGCAAGACGCCCGTGCACGAACGGCCGCACGCCTGCCCGGCGGAGAACTGCGACCGGCGCTTCTCGCGCTCGGACGAGCTGACGCGCCACCTGCGCATCCACACGGGCCACAAGCCCTTCCAGTGCCGCATCTGCATGCGCTCCTTCAGCCGCAGCGACCACCTGACCACACACATCCGCACGCACACGGGCGAGAAGCCCTTCTCCTGCGACTTCTGCGGCCGCAAGTTCGCCCGCAGCGACGAGCGCAAGCGGCACGCCAAGGTGCACCTCAAGCAGAAGGAGAAGAAGCTGGCGGACAAGGCGGGCGGGGCGGTGGCGGCCGGCGGCGGCAGCCACAGCTCCCCCCCCAGCTCCTGTGGCAGCACGGGCGGCGGAGCCGGGACCATCATGACTGTCACCACCTGCGCTTAG
- the egr3 gene encoding early growth response protein 3 isoform X1, producing the protein MTGKLAEKLPLTMSSLINIPESLYPEEDIPTSMNIFTSTDSISHYSQMNTDNIMDLGMGNEKGSAELQYSSSFPPNRSGQTVTYLGKFAFDAPPSGGIGGSGWCSDNNIISLVSAGILGVSPSPGTITTQTSSSGGTMAGQSSDMEQVYGAPLPPYSTCSDMYQDQVSFHHSPATTTTPLPYPGTDYHTTSKPSMDSTLFSMIPDYNLFHHQGEVGVMEHKPFQTMDPIRVNPPPITPLETIRAFKDKQQIHPGFIGGQQHAAQHHQPPQTLTLKPIRPRKYPNRPSKTPVHERPHACPAENCDRRFSRSDELTRHLRIHTGHKPFQCRICMRSFSRSDHLTTHIRTHTGEKPFSCDFCGRKFARSDERKRHAKVHLKQKEKKLADKAGGAVAAGGGSHSSPPSSCGSTGGGAGTIMTVTTCA; encoded by the exons ATGACAGGGAAACTAGCGGAGAAGCTCCCTCTTACCATGAGCAGTTTAATAAACATTCCTGAAAGTCTTTACCCCGAAGAGGACATTCCTACGTCTATGAACATTTTCACCAGCACGGATTCTATTTCCCACTACTCCCAGATGAACACAG ACAATATCATGGACTTGGGGATGGGAAATGAAAAAGGCAGTGCAGAGCTCCAGTACAGCTCAAGCTTCCCCCCCAACCGCAGCGGACAGACAGTAACCTACCTGGGAAAGTTTGCCTTCGACGCACCCCCCTCTGGTGGGATAGGAGGTTCGGGCTGGTGCTCGGACAACAACATCATTAGCCTGGTGAGCGCCGGCATCCTGGGAGTGTCCCCGTCCCCCGGGACCATCACCACGCAGACCAGCTCGTCCGGAGGCACTATGGCTGGCCAGTCCTCGGACATGGAGCAGGTGTACGGAGCCCCGCTGCCCCCTTACTCCACCTGCAGCGACATGTACCAGGACCAGGTCTCCTTCCACCACAGCCCCGCCACCACGACCACCCCGCTCCCCTACCCCGGCACCGACTACCACACCACCTCCAAACCCTCCATGGACAGCACCCTCTTCTCCATGATCCCCGACTACAACCTcttccaccaccagggggaggtGGGCGTGATGGAGCACAAGCCGTTCCAGACCATGGACCCCATCCGGGTCAACCCTCCGCCCATCACCCCCCTGGAGACCATCCGGGCCTTCAAAGACAAGCAGCAGATCCACCCGGGGTTCATCGGTGGGCAGCAGCACGCGGCCCAGcaccaccagcccccccagACCCTGACCCTCAAGCCCATCCGACCGCGGAAGTACCCCAACCGGCCCAGCAAGACGCCCGTGCACGAACGGCCGCACGCCTGCCCGGCGGAGAACTGCGACCGGCGCTTCTCGCGCTCGGACGAGCTGACGCGCCACCTGCGCATCCACACGGGCCACAAGCCCTTCCAGTGCCGCATCTGCATGCGCTCCTTCAGCCGCAGCGACCACCTGACCACACACATCCGCACGCACACGGGCGAGAAGCCCTTCTCCTGCGACTTCTGCGGCCGCAAGTTCGCCCGCAGCGACGAGCGCAAGCGGCACGCCAAGGTGCACCTCAAGCAGAAGGAGAAGAAGCTGGCGGACAAGGCGGGCGGGGCGGTGGCGGCCGGCGGCGGCAGCCACAGCTCCCCCCCCAGCTCCTGTGGCAGCACGGGCGGCGGAGCCGGGACCATCATGACTGTCACCACCTGCGCTTAG
- the egr3 gene encoding early growth response protein 3 isoform X2, whose amino-acid sequence MEYCSNNIMDLGMGNEKGSAELQYSSSFPPNRSGQTVTYLGKFAFDAPPSGGIGGSGWCSDNNIISLVSAGILGVSPSPGTITTQTSSSGGTMAGQSSDMEQVYGAPLPPYSTCSDMYQDQVSFHHSPATTTTPLPYPGTDYHTTSKPSMDSTLFSMIPDYNLFHHQGEVGVMEHKPFQTMDPIRVNPPPITPLETIRAFKDKQQIHPGFIGGQQHAAQHHQPPQTLTLKPIRPRKYPNRPSKTPVHERPHACPAENCDRRFSRSDELTRHLRIHTGHKPFQCRICMRSFSRSDHLTTHIRTHTGEKPFSCDFCGRKFARSDERKRHAKVHLKQKEKKLADKAGGAVAAGGGSHSSPPSSCGSTGGGAGTIMTVTTCA is encoded by the exons ATGGAGTACTGTTCAA ACAATATCATGGACTTGGGGATGGGAAATGAAAAAGGCAGTGCAGAGCTCCAGTACAGCTCAAGCTTCCCCCCCAACCGCAGCGGACAGACAGTAACCTACCTGGGAAAGTTTGCCTTCGACGCACCCCCCTCTGGTGGGATAGGAGGTTCGGGCTGGTGCTCGGACAACAACATCATTAGCCTGGTGAGCGCCGGCATCCTGGGAGTGTCCCCGTCCCCCGGGACCATCACCACGCAGACCAGCTCGTCCGGAGGCACTATGGCTGGCCAGTCCTCGGACATGGAGCAGGTGTACGGAGCCCCGCTGCCCCCTTACTCCACCTGCAGCGACATGTACCAGGACCAGGTCTCCTTCCACCACAGCCCCGCCACCACGACCACCCCGCTCCCCTACCCCGGCACCGACTACCACACCACCTCCAAACCCTCCATGGACAGCACCCTCTTCTCCATGATCCCCGACTACAACCTcttccaccaccagggggaggtGGGCGTGATGGAGCACAAGCCGTTCCAGACCATGGACCCCATCCGGGTCAACCCTCCGCCCATCACCCCCCTGGAGACCATCCGGGCCTTCAAAGACAAGCAGCAGATCCACCCGGGGTTCATCGGTGGGCAGCAGCACGCGGCCCAGcaccaccagcccccccagACCCTGACCCTCAAGCCCATCCGACCGCGGAAGTACCCCAACCGGCCCAGCAAGACGCCCGTGCACGAACGGCCGCACGCCTGCCCGGCGGAGAACTGCGACCGGCGCTTCTCGCGCTCGGACGAGCTGACGCGCCACCTGCGCATCCACACGGGCCACAAGCCCTTCCAGTGCCGCATCTGCATGCGCTCCTTCAGCCGCAGCGACCACCTGACCACACACATCCGCACGCACACGGGCGAGAAGCCCTTCTCCTGCGACTTCTGCGGCCGCAAGTTCGCCCGCAGCGACGAGCGCAAGCGGCACGCCAAGGTGCACCTCAAGCAGAAGGAGAAGAAGCTGGCGGACAAGGCGGGCGGGGCGGTGGCGGCCGGCGGCGGCAGCCACAGCTCCCCCCCCAGCTCCTGTGGCAGCACGGGCGGCGGAGCCGGGACCATCATGACTGTCACCACCTGCGCTTAG